One region of Ammospiza caudacuta isolate bAmmCau1 chromosome 22, bAmmCau1.pri, whole genome shotgun sequence genomic DNA includes:
- the CAMK2N1 gene encoding calcium/calmodulin-dependent protein kinase II inhibitor 1, with protein sequence MSEGPPYGEGQLAGDAAVGQLPFPVRLRGGDGLLAGGQGKRPPKLGQIGRSKRVVIEDDRIDDVLQNLSEKAPPGV encoded by the exons aTGTCGGAGGGGCCGCCCTACGGCGAGGGGCAGCTGGCGGGGGACGCGGCCGTGGGGCAGCTGCCCTTCCCCGTTCGCCTCCGCGGCGGCGACGGGCTCCTGGCCGGCGGGCAGGGCAAGCGGCCGCCCAAGCTGGGGCAGATCGGCCGCAGCAAGAGAG TGGTTATTGAAGATGATAGAATTGATGATGTGCTGCAAAACCTCTCCGAAAAGGCCCCTCCCGGTGTTTAA